The following coding sequences lie in one Stigmatopora nigra isolate UIUO_SnigA chromosome 4, RoL_Snig_1.1, whole genome shotgun sequence genomic window:
- the LOC144196055 gene encoding insulin gene enhancer protein isl-1: MGDMGDPPKKKRLVSLCVGCGNQIHDQYILRVSPDLEWHAACLKCAECSQYLDESCTCFVRDGKTYCKRDYIRLYGIKCAKCNIGFSKNDFVMRARSKVYHIECFRCVACSRQLIPGDEFALREDGLFCRADHDVVERATLAHGDPLSPLHPARPLQMAEPISARQSALRPHIHKQPEKTTRVRTVLNEKQLHTLRTCYNANPRPDALMKEQLVEMTGLSPRVIRVWFQNKRCKDKKRSILMKQLQQQQPNDKTNIQGMTGTPMVAASPERHDGGIQANPVEVQSYQPPWKVLSDFALQSDIDQPAFQQLVSFSEGGPGSNSTGSEVASMSSQLPDTPNSMVSSPIEA; this comes from the exons ATGGGAGACATGGGGGATCCACCGAAAA AAAAACGGCTGGTGTCTCTGTGTGTGGGCTGTGGAAACCAGATCCACGACCAGTATATCCTGCGGGTCTCCCCGGATCTGGAGTGGCATGCCGCCTGTCTCAAATGCGCCGAGTGCAGTCAATACTTGGACGAATCGTGCACGTGTTTCGTCCGGGATGGAAAAACGTACTGTAAACGGGATTATATCAG GTTATATGGGATTAAATGCGCAAAGTGCAACATCGGTTTCAGCAAGAACGATTTTGTGATGAGGGCCCGATCCAAAGTGTACCACATCGAATGTTTCCGCTGCGTGGCCTGCAGCCGGCAGCTCATACCGGGAGATGAGTTCGCCTTGCGCGAGGACGGCCTTTTCTGCCGGGCCGACCACGACGTGGTGGAGCGGGCCACGCTGGCACACGGAGACCCACTCAGTCCGCTGCACCCTGCCAGGCCGCTGCAAATGGCAG AACCCATCTCCGCCCGGCAGTCTGCCCTTCGACCCCACATCCACAAACAGCCCGAGAAGACCACCCGGGTGCGGACGGTTCTAAACGAGAAGCAGCTCCACACTTTGCGAACTTGCTACAACGCCAACCCGAGGCCCGACGCCCTGATGAAGGAGCAGCTGGTGGAGATGACTGGCCTGAGCCCGCGCGTCATCCGGGTGTGGTTCCAGAACAAGCGCTGCAAAGACAAGAAGAGGAGCATCCTCATGAAGCAGCTTCAGCAACAGCAGCCCAATGACAAAACG AACATTCAAGGGATGACGGGCACCCCGATGGTGGCGGCTAGTCCCGAGCGGCACGACGGGGGCATCCAGGCCAACCCGGTGGAGGTGCAGAGCTACCAGCCGCCCTGGAAGGTCCTCAGCGATTTTGCTCTGCAGAGCGACATCGACCAGCCCGCTTTTCAGCAACTG gttaGTTTTTCGGAGGGAGGTCCAGGCTCCAACTCCACCGGCAGCGAGGTAGCGTCCATGTCATCTCAGCTTCCAGACACACCGAACAGCATGGTTTCCAGCCCGATCGAGGCCTGa